In one Pseudomonas sp. Bout1 genomic region, the following are encoded:
- a CDS encoding LysE/ArgO family amino acid transporter has protein sequence MWQSYTNGLLVAFGLIMAIGTQNAFVLAQSLRREHHLPVAALCVVCDAILVAAGVFGLATVLAHNPILLAVARWGGAAFLLWYATLALRRACSKQSLGEGENLKVRSLKAVMLSALAVTLLNPHVYLDTVLLIGSLGAQQTEPGAYVAGAASASLLWFMTLALGAAWLAPWLARPATWRILDLLVAAMMFSVAYQLISAA, from the coding sequence ATGTGGCAAAGCTATACGAACGGCCTGTTGGTGGCCTTTGGCTTGATCATGGCGATCGGCACGCAGAACGCCTTTGTGTTGGCGCAAAGCCTGCGGCGTGAACATCACCTGCCCGTGGCGGCCTTGTGCGTGGTGTGTGATGCGATCCTGGTGGCCGCTGGCGTGTTCGGCCTGGCGACGGTGCTGGCGCATAACCCGATATTGCTGGCGGTTGCCCGTTGGGGCGGCGCGGCGTTCCTGCTGTGGTACGCCACCCTGGCGCTGCGCCGGGCCTGCTCGAAGCAGAGCCTGGGCGAGGGCGAAAACCTCAAGGTGCGCTCGCTGAAGGCGGTGATGCTCAGCGCCCTGGCGGTGACCTTGCTCAACCCCCACGTGTACCTGGACACGGTCTTGCTGATCGGCTCCCTCGGCGCCCAGCAAACCGAACCCGGCGCTTATGTGGCCGGCGCCGCCAGCGCTTCACTGCTGTGGTTCATGACCCTGGCGCTGGGCGCCGCATGGCTGGCACCGTGGCTGGCGCGCCCCGCCACCTGGCGTATTCTGGACCTGTTGGTAGCCGCCATGATGTTCAGCGTGGCCTATCAATTAATCAGCGCAGCGTAG
- a CDS encoding AGE family epimerase/isomerase — MTTQPLPASSWLNAPAHHAWLATEGQRLLAFAKASRLPEGFGNLDDRGVLPPDAVAETMNTARMTHSFAMAHGLGLPGYAELVEHGVAALSGPLRDAQHGGWFATPGARDGNTGKAAYLHAFVALAASSAVVAGAPGAQTLLNDATHIIDQYFWSEEEGAMLESFAQDWSGVEAYRGANSNMHATEAFLALADVTGETRWLDRALRIVERVIHRHAAQNQYSVIEHFDSHWQPLRGYNEDNPADGFRPYGITPGHGFEWARLVLHLEAARLDAGLVTPDWLVTDAKGLFASACEYAWSVDGAPGIVYTLDWSQRPVVRERLHWTHCEASAAAQALLKRTGELHYETWYRRFWEFCENHFIDRTHGSWHHELSPKNQPSSKIWGGKPDLYHAWQSVLLPGLPLSPSMASAVATGRYVTKW; from the coding sequence ATGACCACGCAACCACTGCCTGCCAGTAGTTGGCTGAACGCACCTGCCCATCACGCCTGGCTTGCCACTGAAGGCCAGCGCCTGCTGGCCTTCGCCAAGGCTTCCAGGCTGCCTGAAGGCTTCGGCAATCTCGACGATCGCGGTGTCTTGCCGCCTGATGCCGTCGCCGAAACCATGAACACCGCCCGCATGACCCACAGCTTCGCCATGGCCCACGGCCTGGGTTTGCCCGGTTACGCCGAGTTGGTAGAGCACGGGGTTGCCGCCCTCAGCGGCCCGCTGCGCGATGCCCAGCACGGCGGCTGGTTTGCCACGCCCGGTGCTCGCGATGGCAACACCGGCAAGGCCGCCTACCTGCATGCCTTCGTGGCCCTGGCGGCCAGCTCTGCGGTAGTGGCTGGCGCTCCCGGCGCGCAAACCCTACTTAACGACGCGACCCACATCATCGACCAGTATTTCTGGAGCGAAGAGGAGGGCGCGATGCTCGAATCCTTTGCCCAGGACTGGAGTGGCGTGGAGGCTTATCGCGGCGCCAACAGCAACATGCACGCCACCGAAGCGTTCCTGGCCCTGGCCGATGTGACTGGTGAAACCCGCTGGCTGGACCGCGCACTGCGCATCGTCGAGCGCGTGATCCATCGCCATGCGGCGCAAAACCAGTACAGCGTCATCGAGCATTTCGACAGCCATTGGCAACCCTTGCGCGGTTACAACGAAGACAACCCGGCCGACGGCTTTCGCCCCTACGGCATCACCCCTGGCCACGGCTTCGAATGGGCGCGGCTGGTACTGCACCTTGAAGCGGCGCGGCTGGACGCCGGGCTTGTCACGCCTGACTGGCTGGTGACCGACGCCAAGGGCCTGTTTGCCAGTGCCTGCGAATACGCCTGGTCCGTCGACGGCGCCCCGGGCATTGTCTACACCCTCGACTGGAGCCAGCGCCCCGTGGTGCGCGAGCGTCTGCACTGGACTCATTGCGAAGCCAGCGCCGCTGCCCAGGCGCTGCTCAAACGCACGGGCGAGCTGCATTACGAAACCTGGTACCGGCGCTTCTGGGAGTTCTGTGAAAACCATTTCATCGACCGCACCCACGGCAGCTGGCACCACGAACTGAGCCCGAAAAACCAGCCCAGCAGCAAGATCTGGGGTGGCAAACCGGACCTGTACCACGCCTGGCAGTCTGTATTGCTGCCGGGTCTGCCCTTGTCACCGAGCATGGCCAGTGCCGTGGCCACCGGACGTTATGTCACCAAGTGGTGA
- a CDS encoding superoxide dismutase, translated as MAFELPPLPYAHDALQPHISKETLEYHHDKHHNTYVVNLNNLVPGTEFEGKTLEEIVKSSSGGIFNNAAQVWNHTFYWNCLAPNAGGQPTGALAEAINAAFGSFDKFKEEFTKTSVGTFGSGWGWLVKKADGSLALASTIGAGNPLTSGDTPLLTCDVWEHAYYIDYRNVRPKYVEAFWNLVNWKFVTEQFEGKTFTA; from the coding sequence ATGGCTTTCGAATTGCCGCCGCTGCCCTACGCACACGATGCCCTGCAGCCGCACATCTCCAAGGAAACCTTGGAGTATCACCACGACAAGCACCACAACACCTATGTCGTGAACCTGAACAACCTGGTGCCTGGCACCGAGTTCGAAGGCAAGACCCTGGAAGAAATCGTCAAGTCTTCTTCGGGCGGCATCTTCAACAACGCCGCTCAGGTCTGGAACCACACCTTCTACTGGAACTGCCTGGCGCCAAACGCTGGCGGTCAACCGACCGGCGCACTGGCTGAGGCGATCAACGCTGCCTTCGGTTCGTTCGACAAGTTCAAGGAAGAGTTCACCAAGACGTCCGTCGGCACCTTCGGTTCCGGTTGGGGCTGGCTGGTGAAAAAGGCTGACGGTTCCCTGGCCCTGGCCAGCACCATCGGCGCCGGCAACCCGCTGACCAGCGGCGACACCCCGCTGCTGACCTGCGACGTCTGGGAACACGCTTACTACATCGACTACCGCAACGTGCGTCCAAAATATGTGGAAGCGTTCTGGAACCTGGTCAACTGGAAGTTCGTGACTGAGCAGTTCGAAGGCAAAACCTTCACCGCTTAA
- a CDS encoding imelysin family protein, producing MIRMPLATASLLAIAISLAGCGEGKDKAAAPQAPAAASTTAPAAAPAGQVDEAAAKAVVAHYADMVFAVYSDAESTAKTLQTAIDTFLANPNDDTLKAARTAWIASRVPYLQSEVFRFGNTIIDDWEGQVNAWPLDEGLIDYVDKTYEHALGNPGATANIIANNEIQVGEDKVDVKDITPEKLASLNELGGSEANVATGYHAIEFLLWGQDLNGTGPGAGNRPASDYMTGDGATGGHNERRRTYLRAVTQLLVSDLEEMVGNWKPKVEDNYRATLEAEAPTDGLRKMLFGMGSLSLGELAGERMKVSLEANSPEDEQDCFSDNTHNSHFYDAKGIRNVYLGEYTRTDGTKMTGASLSSLVAKADPTADATLKADLASTEAKIQVMVDHANNGEHYDQLIAAGNDKGNQIVRDAIAALVKQTGSIEQAAGKLGISDLNPDNADHEF from the coding sequence ATGATTCGTATGCCCCTGGCCACCGCCAGCCTTCTCGCCATTGCCATTTCGCTTGCCGGTTGCGGTGAAGGCAAAGACAAGGCCGCCGCGCCTCAAGCGCCGGCCGCCGCCAGCACTACCGCCCCCGCGGCTGCCCCGGCAGGCCAGGTTGACGAGGCCGCCGCCAAGGCCGTGGTCGCGCATTACGCAGACATGGTGTTCGCGGTGTACAGCGACGCCGAGTCCACCGCAAAAACCCTGCAAACCGCCATCGACACCTTCCTCGCCAACCCGAACGACGACACCCTGAAAGCGGCCCGTACCGCCTGGATCGCGTCCCGTGTGCCGTATTTGCAGAGTGAAGTGTTTCGCTTTGGCAACACCATCATTGACGACTGGGAAGGCCAGGTGAACGCCTGGCCACTGGACGAAGGCCTGATCGACTACGTCGACAAGACCTACGAACACGCCCTGGGCAACCCTGGCGCAACCGCCAACATCATCGCCAACAACGAGATCCAGGTCGGCGAAGACAAGGTCGATGTGAAAGACATCACCCCGGAAAAACTCGCCAGCCTGAATGAGTTGGGCGGTTCCGAAGCCAACGTTGCCACCGGCTACCACGCGATTGAATTCCTGCTCTGGGGCCAGGACCTCAACGGCACAGGCCCAGGCGCCGGCAACCGCCCTGCCTCGGACTACATGACCGGTGATGGCGCCACTGGCGGCCACAACGAGCGTCGCCGCACCTACCTGCGCGCCGTGACTCAACTGTTGGTCAGCGACCTGGAAGAGATGGTCGGCAACTGGAAGCCGAAGGTTGAAGACAACTACCGCGCCACGCTGGAAGCCGAAGCGCCTACCGATGGCCTGCGCAAAATGCTGTTCGGCATGGGTAGCCTGTCCCTGGGCGAACTGGCCGGTGAACGCATGAAGGTTTCCCTGGAAGCCAACTCGCCGGAAGACGAACAGGATTGCTTCAGCGACAACACCCACAACTCGCACTTCTACGACGCCAAGGGTATTCGCAACGTTTACCTGGGCGAGTACACCCGCACCGACGGTACCAAGATGACCGGCGCCAGCCTGTCGTCCCTGGTGGCCAAGGCGGATCCGACTGCCGATGCAACGCTCAAGGCCGACCTGGCGTCGACCGAAGCGAAGATCCAGGTGATGGTGGACCACGCCAACAACGGTGAGCATTACGACCAGTTGATCGCTGCCGGTAACGATAAAGGCAACCAGATTGTGCGCGATGCAATCGCCGCATTGGTGAAGCAGACCGGTTCGATCGAACAGGCGGCCGGCAAGCTGGGCATCAGTGACTTGAACCCGGACAACGCTGATCACGAGTTCTGA
- a CDS encoding putative bifunctional diguanylate cyclase/phosphodiesterase, whose product MKLELKNSLSVKLLRVVLLSALAVGVVLSAAQIVFDGYKTRQAVAGDAQRILDMFRDPSTQAVYSLDREMGMQVIEGLFQDDAVRMASIGHPNETMLAEKTRDLQQSPTRWLTDLILGQERTFTTPLVGRGPYSEYYGDLSITLDTATYGKGFLVSSVIIFISGVLRALAMGLVLYLVYHWLLTKPLSRIIEHLSSINPDRPSEHKIPQLKGHEKNELGVWINTANQLLESIERNTHLRHEAENSLLRMAQYDFLTGLPNRQKLQEQLDKILIDAGRRQRRVAVLCVGLDDFKSVNEQFTYQAGDQLLLALADRLRAHSGRLGALARLGGDQFALVQADIEQPYEAAELAQSILDDLEAEFALDHEQIRLRATIGITLFPEDGDSTEKLLQKAEQTMTLAKSRSRNRYQFYIASVDSEMRRRRELEKDLRDALSREQFHLVYQPQISYLDHRVVGVEALIRWQHPEHGLVPPDLFIPLAEQNGTIIAIGEWVLDQACRQLREWHDLGFTELRMAVNLSTVQLHHAELPRVVNNLLQIYRLPPRSLELEVTETGLMEDISTAAQHLLSLRRSGALIAIDDFGTGYSSLSYLKSLPLDKIKIDKSFVQDLLDDDDDATIVRAIIQLGKSLGMQVIAEGVETAEQEAYIISEGCHEGQGYHYSKPLPARELVAYLKQAQRNNAAIL is encoded by the coding sequence TTGAAGCTGGAACTCAAAAACAGCTTGTCGGTGAAGTTGCTACGGGTGGTGCTGCTTTCGGCATTGGCAGTGGGCGTGGTACTGAGCGCGGCGCAGATCGTCTTTGATGGCTACAAGACGCGCCAGGCCGTGGCCGGCGATGCCCAGCGCATCCTCGACATGTTTCGCGACCCCTCCACCCAGGCCGTCTACAGCCTGGACCGGGAGATGGGCATGCAGGTCATCGAAGGCCTGTTCCAGGACGATGCCGTGCGCATGGCCTCCATCGGCCATCCCAACGAAACCATGCTCGCGGAAAAAACCCGCGACCTGCAACAATCCCCGACCCGCTGGCTGACCGACCTGATTCTGGGCCAGGAGCGCACCTTCACCACCCCGTTGGTGGGGCGCGGGCCTTATAGCGAGTACTACGGCGACCTGAGCATCACCCTCGACACCGCCACCTACGGCAAAGGGTTTCTCGTCAGCTCGGTGATCATATTCATCTCCGGGGTACTGCGGGCGCTGGCCATGGGCCTGGTGTTGTACCTGGTCTATCACTGGCTGCTGACCAAGCCGCTGTCGCGCATCATCGAGCACCTGAGCTCGATCAACCCCGACCGCCCCAGTGAGCACAAGATCCCGCAACTCAAGGGCCACGAGAAAAACGAACTGGGGGTATGGATCAACACCGCCAACCAGTTGCTCGAATCCATCGAGCGCAATACCCACTTGCGCCATGAGGCGGAAAACAGCCTGTTGCGCATGGCCCAGTACGACTTTCTCACCGGCCTGCCGAACCGCCAGAAGCTGCAGGAGCAATTGGACAAGATCCTGATCGACGCCGGCCGCCGGCAACGCCGGGTCGCGGTGTTGTGCGTGGGGCTGGATGACTTCAAGAGCGTCAACGAGCAGTTCACCTACCAGGCCGGCGACCAGTTGCTGCTGGCCCTGGCCGACCGCCTGCGCGCTCACAGTGGCCGCCTCGGCGCGCTCGCCCGCCTGGGTGGTGACCAGTTCGCCCTGGTGCAGGCCGATATCGAGCAACCCTACGAGGCCGCCGAGCTGGCGCAAAGCATCCTCGATGACCTGGAAGCCGAATTCGCCCTCGACCACGAACAGATCCGCCTGCGCGCCACCATCGGCATCACCTTGTTCCCGGAAGACGGCGACAGCACCGAGAAGCTCCTGCAAAAAGCCGAACAGACCATGACCCTGGCCAAGAGCCGTTCGCGCAACCGCTACCAGTTCTATATCGCCAGCGTCGACAGCGAAATGCGCCGCCGCCGCGAGCTGGAAAAGGATTTGCGCGACGCCTTGAGCCGCGAGCAGTTCCACCTGGTGTACCAGCCGCAGATCAGCTATCTCGACCATCGCGTGGTGGGTGTGGAGGCATTGATTCGCTGGCAGCACCCGGAACATGGCCTGGTGCCGCCCGACCTTTTTATCCCGCTGGCTGAACAGAACGGCACCATCATTGCCATCGGCGAATGGGTGCTGGACCAGGCCTGCCGGCAACTGCGCGAATGGCATGACCTGGGCTTCACCGAGCTGCGCATGGCGGTCAACCTGTCGACCGTGCAACTGCACCACGCCGAGCTGCCGCGGGTGGTCAACAACCTGCTGCAGATCTACCGCCTGCCGCCCCGCAGCCTGGAGCTGGAAGTCACCGAGACCGGCCTGATGGAAGACATCAGCACCGCGGCCCAGCACCTGTTGAGCCTGCGCCGTTCCGGGGCGCTGATTGCCATTGACGACTTCGGCACCGGCTATTCGTCCTTGAGCTACCTGAAAAGCCTGCCGCTGGACAAGATCAAGATCGACAAGAGCTTCGTCCAGGACCTGCTGGACGACGACGACGATGCAACCATCGTGCGGGCGATCATCCAGCTCGGCAAAAGCCTGGGCATGCAGGTGATCGCCGAAGGGGTGGAAACCGCCGAGCAGGAGGCCTACATCATCTCCGAAGGCTGCCACGAAGGTCAGGGCTACCACTACAGCAAACCCCTGCCGGCCCGGGAGTTGGTGGCTTATTTGAAACAGGCCCAGCGCAATAACGCGGCCATTCTCTGA
- a CDS encoding ATPase, with protein sequence MRNDANDDFDNVPSLRADTSDDDDFEPTAATSVRSRPAPAVKVKSASTGPLWALVGALLFAFAGLAWWSFQQISLMGQQLVATQESFARISEEAAGRLQDISGKVVASEASVNNGSEALKLQIKQLETQLLEQGKQQLGVAGQATDLDKRLEQMTASTAQLSGANAQLQGQVQALTDAVATLKSRDTEFKELSADVAALKKQGNPTAAIARLEQDLVVLKSEQDSRPAASDGPSNKEFDVFRIQTTRNVTTLQSQVQNLQQQINQPRP encoded by the coding sequence ATGCGTAACGATGCTAACGACGACTTTGACAACGTTCCCAGCCTGCGGGCTGACACCTCGGACGACGATGATTTTGAGCCTACCGCGGCCACGTCCGTGCGCTCGCGGCCAGCGCCTGCGGTCAAGGTCAAGAGCGCCAGCACCGGGCCGTTGTGGGCATTGGTCGGCGCGCTGCTGTTTGCCTTTGCCGGCCTTGCCTGGTGGAGCTTCCAGCAAATCTCCCTGATGGGCCAGCAACTGGTCGCGACCCAGGAAAGCTTCGCGCGCATCAGTGAGGAAGCGGCGGGGCGCCTGCAGGACATTTCCGGCAAGGTGGTGGCAAGCGAAGCCAGTGTGAATAACGGCAGCGAAGCCCTGAAGCTTCAGATCAAGCAGTTGGAAACCCAATTGCTGGAGCAGGGCAAGCAGCAACTGGGCGTGGCCGGCCAGGCGACGGACCTGGATAAACGCCTTGAGCAAATGACCGCCAGCACCGCCCAACTGTCCGGCGCAAACGCGCAACTGCAAGGCCAGGTGCAGGCACTGACCGATGCCGTGGCAACCCTCAAGTCCCGCGACACCGAGTTCAAGGAACTGTCTGCCGACGTCGCTGCCCTGAAAAAACAGGGCAACCCCACTGCTGCCATCGCCCGCCTGGAGCAGGACCTTGTGGTGCTCAAGAGCGAGCAGGATAGCCGCCCGGCGGCCTCCGACGGCCCGTCCAACAAGGAGTTCGACGTGTTCCGCATCCAGACCACGCGCAACGTCACCACCTTGCAAAGCCAGGTGCAGAACTTGCAGCAGCAGATCAACCAGCCACGGCCGTAA
- a CDS encoding ACT domain-containing protein: MAGETALATLLRSMSPQLNDGDYVFCTLADGRIPEGCEAVGSFREQEGLTLIVERQQAERAGLVFDYVAAWITLNVHSALEAVGLTAAFATALGKAGISCNVIAGYYHDHLFVGRADAERAMTVLQQLAAGAE, from the coding sequence ATGGCTGGCGAAACCGCCCTGGCAACCCTGCTGCGTAGCATGAGCCCACAGCTCAATGACGGTGACTACGTGTTCTGCACATTGGCCGACGGCCGAATTCCCGAGGGTTGCGAAGCTGTCGGCAGCTTTCGCGAGCAGGAAGGCCTGACGCTGATCGTCGAGCGCCAGCAAGCCGAGCGGGCCGGGCTGGTTTTCGACTACGTGGCGGCGTGGATCACCCTTAACGTGCACTCGGCCCTGGAAGCCGTCGGCCTGACCGCCGCGTTTGCCACGGCCCTGGGCAAGGCCGGAATCAGTTGCAACGTGATTGCCGGCTACTACCACGACCACCTGTTTGTCGGCCGCGCCGATGCCGAGCGCGCCATGACGGTGTTGCAGCAATTGGCGGCGGGCGCGGAGTAA
- a CDS encoding ABC transporter substrate-binding protein: MKAISRLAVAISVASLFPLNAFAADSKGTVEVVHWWTSGGEKAAVDVLKAQVEKDGFTWKDGAVAGGGGSTAMTVLKSRAVAGNPPGMAQIKGPDIQEWASTGLLDTDVLKEPAKQEKWDTLLDKKVSDTVKYEGDYVAVPVNIHRVNWLWINPEVFKKAGIEKPPTTLEEFYAAGDKLKKAGFIALAHGGQPWQDSTVFEAVVLSVMGADGYKKALVDLDEKALTGPEMIKSLTELKKVATYMDVDGKGQDWNLEAAKVINGKAGMQIMGDWAKSEWTAAKKVAGKDYECVAFPGTDKAFTYNIDSLAVFKQKDKGTAAGQQDIAKVVLSENFQKVFSINKGSIPVRVDMLADMGKYGFDSCAQTAAKDFLADAKTGGLQPSMAHNMATTLAVQGAFFDVVTNYINNPNADPATTAKQLYSAVKSAK, encoded by the coding sequence ATGAAAGCGATCAGTCGCCTCGCCGTAGCTATTTCCGTTGCCTCGTTGTTTCCCCTCAATGCTTTTGCCGCCGACTCGAAAGGGACGGTTGAAGTTGTGCATTGGTGGACCTCGGGTGGCGAGAAAGCGGCAGTAGATGTCCTGAAGGCTCAAGTAGAAAAAGACGGCTTCACCTGGAAAGACGGTGCCGTCGCCGGCGGTGGTGGTTCGACTGCCATGACCGTACTGAAAAGCCGCGCCGTTGCTGGCAACCCGCCAGGCATGGCCCAGATCAAAGGCCCCGACATCCAGGAATGGGCGTCCACCGGGCTGCTCGATACCGACGTCCTGAAGGAACCCGCCAAACAAGAGAAGTGGGACACCCTGCTGGACAAGAAAGTCTCCGATACCGTGAAGTACGAAGGTGATTACGTCGCCGTGCCGGTGAACATCCACCGCGTCAACTGGCTGTGGATCAACCCGGAAGTCTTCAAGAAAGCCGGCATCGAAAAACCGCCTACCACCCTCGAAGAATTCTACGCCGCTGGCGACAAGCTGAAAAAAGCCGGCTTCATTGCGCTCGCCCACGGTGGCCAGCCTTGGCAGGACAGCACCGTCTTCGAAGCAGTCGTGCTCTCGGTCATGGGGGCTGACGGTTACAAGAAAGCCCTGGTCGACCTGGACGAAAAAGCCCTGACCGGCCCAGAAATGATCAAGTCCCTGACCGAGCTGAAGAAAGTCGCGACCTACATGGACGTCGACGGCAAAGGCCAGGACTGGAACCTGGAAGCGGCCAAAGTCATCAACGGCAAGGCCGGCATGCAGATCATGGGTGACTGGGCCAAGAGTGAATGGACCGCCGCCAAGAAAGTCGCCGGCAAAGACTACGAGTGCGTAGCCTTCCCGGGCACCGACAAGGCGTTCACCTACAACATCGACTCCCTCGCCGTGTTCAAGCAGAAAGACAAAGGCACTGCTGCTGGCCAGCAGGACATCGCCAAAGTCGTGTTGAGCGAAAACTTCCAGAAAGTCTTCAGCATCAACAAAGGCTCGATCCCTGTTCGGGTCGACATGCTGGCAGACATGGGCAAGTACGGTTTCGACTCCTGCGCCCAGACCGCAGCCAAGGACTTCCTGGCTGACGCCAAGACCGGCGGCCTGCAACCAAGCATGGCGCACAACATGGCCACTACCCTGGCCGTGCAAGGCGCGTTCTTTGACGTTGTCACCAACTACATCAACAACCCGAATGCTGATCCTGCAACCACCGCGAAGCAACTGTACAGCGCGGTCAAGTCGGCCAAGTAA
- a CDS encoding NAD-dependent epimerase/dehydratase family protein, translating into MKILVTGASGFIGGRFARFALEQGLDVRVNGRRAEGVEHLVRRGAEFIQGDLNDPDLVRELCRDVEAVVHCAGAVGLWGRYQDFHQGNVLVTENVVEACLKQRVGRLVHLSSPSIYFDGRDHLGLTEEQVPKRFKHPYAATKYLAEQKVFGAQEFGLEVLALRPRFVTGAGDMSIFPRLLKMQRKNRLAIVGDGLNKVDFTSVHNLNEALLSSLLATGSALGKAYNISNGTPVPVWDVVNYVMRQMDMPQVTRYRSYGLSYSVAALNEAFCAMWPGRPEPSLSRLGMQVMNKDFTLDITRARHYLDYQPKVSLWAALDEFCSWWKAQDVGLK; encoded by the coding sequence ATGAAAATTCTGGTCACCGGCGCAAGCGGCTTCATCGGCGGGCGCTTTGCGCGTTTCGCCCTGGAGCAGGGCCTGGACGTGCGGGTCAACGGGCGGCGGGCCGAAGGTGTAGAGCACCTGGTACGGCGCGGCGCCGAGTTTATCCAGGGTGATTTGAATGATCCGGACCTGGTGCGCGAGTTGTGCCGTGACGTCGAAGCCGTGGTGCATTGCGCCGGGGCGGTGGGCCTGTGGGGGCGATATCAGGATTTTCACCAGGGCAATGTGCTGGTCACTGAAAACGTGGTGGAGGCCTGCCTGAAACAACGGGTGGGGCGCCTGGTGCACCTGTCGTCGCCATCGATCTACTTCGATGGCCGCGACCACCTGGGGCTTACCGAGGAGCAAGTGCCCAAGCGCTTCAAGCATCCGTATGCGGCCACCAAATACCTGGCGGAGCAAAAGGTGTTCGGCGCCCAGGAGTTCGGCCTCGAGGTGCTGGCCCTGCGCCCGCGGTTTGTCACGGGGGCCGGCGACATGAGCATCTTCCCGCGCCTGTTGAAAATGCAGCGCAAGAACCGCCTGGCAATTGTCGGCGACGGCCTGAACAAGGTCGATTTCACCAGCGTGCACAACCTCAATGAAGCCCTGTTGAGCAGTTTGCTCGCGACCGGCTCGGCGTTGGGCAAGGCCTACAACATCAGCAACGGTACCCCGGTGCCGGTGTGGGATGTGGTGAACTATGTAATGCGCCAGATGGACATGCCTCAGGTCACCCGTTACCGGTCCTACGGCTTGTCCTACAGTGTTGCGGCGCTCAATGAGGCGTTTTGCGCGATGTGGCCGGGGCGTCCGGAACCGTCGTTGTCACGCTTGGGCATGCAGGTAATGAACAAAGATTTCACCCTCGACATCACCCGCGCACGGCATTATCTGGACTACCAGCCCAAGGTCAGCCTGTGGGCGGCTCTGGACGAGTTTTGCAGTTGGTGGAAAGCCCAGGACGTGGGGCTTAAATAA
- a CDS encoding LysR family transcriptional regulator ArgP, giving the protein MFDYKLLSALAAVVEQAGFERGAQVLGISQSAISQRIKLLEARVGQPVLVRATPPTPTEIGRRLLNHVQQVRLLERDLQSQVPALDEEGMPERLRIALNADSLATWWAEAVSDFCAEQHLLLDLVVEDQTVGLKRMRAGEVAACICASERPVAGARSLLLGAMRYRALASPAFVARHFPDGVRADQLARTPALVFGPDDFLQHRYLASLGVDGGFEHHLCPSSEGFIRLTEAGLGWGLVPELQVRDQLERGVLVELLPDKPIDVPLYWHHWRSGGQLLGLLTDHLAHTTGQWLVPLE; this is encoded by the coding sequence ATGTTCGACTATAAATTGCTTTCCGCCCTGGCGGCGGTGGTGGAACAGGCCGGTTTTGAACGGGGCGCCCAGGTACTGGGAATTTCGCAATCGGCGATTTCCCAGCGGATCAAGTTGCTGGAGGCGCGGGTCGGCCAGCCGGTGCTGGTGCGCGCCACGCCGCCGACGCCCACCGAAATCGGCCGCCGGCTGCTCAACCACGTGCAACAGGTGCGGTTGCTGGAGCGCGACCTGCAAAGCCAGGTGCCCGCGCTGGATGAAGAAGGCATGCCCGAGCGCCTGCGCATCGCCTTGAATGCCGACAGCCTGGCCACTTGGTGGGCCGAGGCCGTCAGCGACTTCTGCGCCGAGCAGCATCTGCTGTTGGATTTGGTCGTGGAAGACCAGACCGTCGGCCTCAAACGCATGCGTGCCGGTGAAGTGGCCGCCTGCATTTGCGCCAGCGAACGCCCGGTGGCCGGCGCCCGCAGCCTGTTGCTCGGTGCCATGCGCTATCGGGCGCTGGCCAGCCCGGCGTTTGTCGCGCGGCACTTTCCCGATGGCGTACGCGCCGATCAACTGGCCCGCACCCCGGCGCTGGTGTTCGGCCCGGATGATTTCCTGCAGCATCGGTACCTGGCTTCGCTGGGCGTCGACGGTGGTTTCGAGCACCATTTGTGCCCATCGTCCGAAGGTTTTATCCGCCTGACAGAAGCCGGGTTGGGCTGGGGCCTGGTGCCCGAATTGCAGGTGCGCGACCAGCTTGAAAGGGGCGTGCTGGTGGAGTTATTGCCAGATAAGCCGATCGATGTGCCGCTGTACTGGCATCATTGGCGCAGTGGTGGACAATTGCTGGGCTTGTTGACGGATCATCTGGCACACACAACCGGGCAATGGTTGGTGCCGTTGGAGTGA